Proteins encoded in a region of the Candidatus Bathyarchaeota archaeon genome:
- a CDS encoding hydroxyacid dehydrogenase, which yields MKHVPKIVVGDPLDEEFFKLLDGKALLIRAYELNHEDFAKLLKDADVVVVRSRRRLNRDLIDRALRLKVIARAGVGLDNVDVDYAEKRGITVLSTSDASTEAVAELTIGLMIALARRITELDRKMKGGNWCKNSGIGVELRGKTLGIIGLGRIGGRVAELARVFGMHVVAYDPYVRLGKAKKLGVELMERLEDLLKESDFVSIHAVLTEETKGLIGERELRLMKPTAYLVNTARGAIVDEEALVRALEEGWIAGAALDVYEKEPPSSRLTKFENVILTPHVGASTVEAQKHIAKVLAEKILAALENMAEKGEIP from the coding sequence ATGAAACACGTTCCGAAGATAGTCGTCGGAGACCCTTTAGACGAAGAGTTCTTCAAGCTCCTAGACGGTAAGGCTCTTCTGATAAGAGCATATGAACTTAACCATGAAGACTTTGCCAAACTCTTGAAAGATGCCGACGTGGTCGTGGTGCGGAGTAGGCGGCGGCTGAATAGGGATTTGATCGACCGTGCTTTACGGCTTAAGGTGATCGCTAGAGCCGGTGTGGGGCTGGATAACGTCGATGTCGATTACGCCGAGAAACGTGGCATAACCGTTCTATCGACCAGCGACGCGTCTACAGAGGCTGTAGCTGAGCTTACCATAGGGCTGATGATAGCCCTCGCCAGACGGATAACAGAACTTGATAGGAAGATGAAGGGCGGAAACTGGTGTAAGAACTCAGGCATCGGTGTGGAGCTTAGGGGTAAGACGTTAGGGATCATCGGACTCGGTAGGATAGGGGGTAGGGTAGCTGAGCTTGCTCGGGTTTTCGGCATGCATGTCGTAGCGTACGACCCGTATGTGAGACTGGGTAAAGCTAAGAAGCTGGGTGTGGAGCTTATGGAGAGGCTTGAAGACCTTCTCAAGGAGTCGGATTTCGTGTCGATACACGCCGTTCTGACCGAGGAGACTAAGGGATTGATCGGCGAAAGGGAGCTTAGGCTGATGAAGCCTACGGCTTATCTGGTTAACACGGCTAGAGGCGCTATAGTAGATGAGGAGGCTCTTGTGAGGGCTTTGGAGGAAGGGTGGATAGCCGGAGCCGCTTTGGATGTGTATGAGAAGGAGCCGCCTAGTAGCCGTCTTACAAAATTTGAAAACGTGATCCTGACGCCTCATGTAGGGGCTTCAACCGTGGAGGCTCAGAAGCATATAGCCAAGGTTCTGGCCGAGAAGATCTTAGCAGCATTAGAAAATATGGCGGAGAAGGGGGAGATTCCTTAG
- a CDS encoding TrpB-like pyridoxal phosphate-dependent enzyme, protein MGTYKVFLDEELIPKEWYNIQPDLPEPLPPPINPATREPVKPEDLEVIFAKELVRQEASQERWIPIPEEVRDVYRIWRPTPLYRAYRLERALKTPARIYFKYEGVSPPGSHKPNTSVAQAYYNRQEGIERLTTETGAGQWGSALAFACMTFDMKSTVYMVKVSYEQKPYRRVLMEMWGAEVLPSPSEKTDFGKRILKDDPDNPGSLGIAISEAIEDAVKDPKAKYTLGSVLNHVLLHQTVIGLETKKQLELFDDYPDMVIGCIGGGSSFSGLFWPFYHDVVTGKAPKDVKFIAVEPTACPSITRGYYTYDHGDTAKLTPLLKMYTLGHMFIPPPIHAGGLRYHGKAPTLCLLARHGIVEARAYDQVSVFDAAALFTRTEGFLPAPEPSHAIKAVIDEALKCRETGEEKTILFLLCGHGLLDMQAFDDYLRGKLKPYYYPREKVVEALEELKKLYPWLFE, encoded by the coding sequence ATGGGCACGTATAAGGTCTTCCTAGACGAGGAGTTAATACCTAAGGAGTGGTATAACATACAGCCTGACCTGCCTGAGCCGCTTCCTCCGCCGATAAACCCGGCGACCAGAGAGCCTGTCAAGCCTGAAGACCTCGAAGTCATATTCGCCAAGGAGCTGGTGCGGCAGGAGGCTTCACAGGAGCGTTGGATACCAATACCGGAGGAGGTCAGGGATGTCTACCGCATATGGAGACCCACGCCGCTCTATAGGGCCTACCGCCTCGAAAGAGCATTGAAGACTCCTGCGAGGATCTACTTCAAATACGAGGGTGTAAGCCCGCCGGGAAGCCACAAGCCTAATACATCCGTGGCGCAGGCTTACTACAACCGTCAGGAGGGTATCGAGAGACTCACCACGGAGACCGGTGCCGGACAGTGGGGCTCGGCCCTAGCGTTCGCATGCATGACGTTCGACATGAAATCGACCGTATACATGGTTAAGGTCAGCTACGAGCAGAAGCCCTATAGGCGTGTGTTGATGGAGATGTGGGGCGCCGAGGTCCTACCAAGCCCGAGCGAAAAGACAGATTTCGGTAAGAGAATACTCAAGGACGACCCAGATAACCCTGGAAGCCTCGGGATCGCGATAAGCGAGGCGATCGAAGACGCGGTTAAAGACCCCAAGGCGAAGTACACGCTCGGAAGCGTCCTGAACCATGTGCTGCTGCACCAGACGGTGATAGGGTTGGAGACCAAGAAGCAGCTCGAGCTGTTCGACGACTACCCCGACATGGTGATCGGCTGCATAGGCGGGGGTAGCAGTTTCTCCGGGCTGTTCTGGCCCTTCTACCACGACGTCGTGACGGGGAAGGCTCCGAAGGACGTGAAGTTCATAGCGGTCGAGCCGACGGCCTGCCCCTCGATAACCAGGGGCTACTACACGTACGACCACGGAGACACCGCCAAGCTGACGCCTTTGCTCAAGATGTACACCCTAGGCCACATGTTTATCCCTCCGCCGATCCACGCGGGTGGATTACGATACCACGGTAAAGCTCCGACGCTTTGCCTCCTAGCGCGGCACGGCATAGTCGAGGCGAGGGCTTACGACCAGGTCAGCGTCTTCGACGCGGCTGCTCTCTTCACGAGGACCGAAGGCTTCCTACCGGCACCTGAGCCGAGCCACGCGATAAAGGCAGTCATAGACGAGGCGTTGAAATGCAGGGAAACCGGTGAGGAGAAGACCATACTCTTCCTACTCTGCGGTCATGGACTGCTGGACATGCAGGCCTTCGACGACTACTTGAGGGGTAAGCTTAAACCATACTACTACCCGAGGGAGAAAGTCGTAGAGGCTTTGGAGGAGCTTAAGAAGCTGTATCCATGGCTCTTCGAGTAG